The Taeniopygia guttata chromosome 4A, bTaeGut7.mat, whole genome shotgun sequence genome has a segment encoding these proteins:
- the OGT gene encoding UDP-N-acetylglucosamine--peptide N-acetylglucosaminyltransferase 110 kDa subunit isoform X1 produces MATSVGNVADSTEPTKRMLSFQGLAELAHREYQAGDFEAAERHCMQLWRQEPDNTGVLLLLSSIHFQCRRLDRSAHFSTLAIKQNPLLAEAYSNLGNVYKERGQLQEAIEHYRHALRLKPDFIDGYINLAAALVAAGDMEGAVQAYVSALQYNPDLYCVRSDLGNLLKALGRLEEAKACYLKAIETQPNFAVAWSNLGCVFNAQGEIWLAIHHFEKAVTLDPNFLDAYINLGNVLKEARIFDRAVAAYLRALSLSPNHAVVHGNLACVYYEQGLIDLAIDTYRRAIELQPHFPDAYCNLANALKEKGSVVEAEECYNTALRLCPTHADSLNNLANIKREQGNIEEAVRLYRKALEVFPEFAAAHSNLASVLQQQGKLQEALMHYKEAIRISPTFADAYSNMGNTLKEMQDVQGALQCYTRAIQINPAFADAHSNLASIHKDSGNIPEAIASYRTALKLKPDFPDAYCNLAHCLQIVCDWTDYDERMKKLVSIVADQLEKNRLPSVHPHHSMLYPLSHSFRKAIAERHGNLCLDKINVLHKPPYEHPKDLKASEGRLRIGYVSSDFGNHPTSHLMQSIPGMHNPDKFEVFCYALSPDDGTNFRVKVMAEANHFIDLSQIPCNGKAADRIHQDGIHILINMNGYTKGARNELFALRPAPIQAMWLGYPGTSGALFMDYIITDKETSPVEVAEQYSEKLAYMPNTFFIGDHANMFPHLKKKAVIDFKSNGHIYDNRIVLNGIDLKAFLDSLPDVKIVKMKCPDSCDNADGNAALSMPVIPMNTIAEAVIEMINRGQIQITINGFNISNGLATTQINNKAATGEEVPRTIIVTTRSQYGLPEDAVVYCNFNQLYKIDPSTLQMWANILKRVPNSVLWLLRFPAVGEPNIQQYAQNLGLAQNRIIFSPVAPKEEHVRRGQLADVCLDTPLCNGHTTGMDVLWAGTPMVTMPGETLASRVAASQLTCLGCLELIAKSRQEYEDIAVKLGTDLEYLKKIRGKVWKQRISSPLFNTKQYTMDLERLYLQMWDHCAAGNKPDHMIKPVEASESA; encoded by the exons AACCAACGAAACGTATGCTTTCCTTCCAAGGGTTAGCGGAGTTGGCTCATCGTGAGTATCAGGCAGGAGACTTTGAAGCAGCAGAGAGGCACTGCATGCAGCTCTGGAGACAGGAGCCTGATAACACTGGTGTGCTTTTGTTACTGTCGTCCATTCACTTCCAGTGTCGCCGACTGGACAG GTCTGCTCACTTCAGCACTTTGGCAATCAAACAGAATCCACTGTTGGCTGAAGCCTATTCAAATCTAGGCAATGTGTACAAGGAGCGTGGACAGCTGCAGGAAGCAATTGAACATTACAGACATGCACTGCGCCTCAAACCAGATTTCATTGATGGATATATTAATTTGGCTGCTGCACTCGTAGCTGCAGGTGATATGGAAGGAGCAGTACAGGCATATGTGTCTGCCCTTCAGTACAATCCT gACTTGTACTGTGTTCGTAGTGACCTGGGGAACCTGCTCAAAGCCCTGGGTCGCTTGGAAGAAGCCAAG GCCTGTTACTTAAAAGCAATTGAGACTCAACCAAACTTTGCAGTGGCTTGGAGTAATCTTGGCTGTGTTTTCAATGCCCAAGGAGAAATTTGGCTTGCAATTCATCATTTTGAAAAG GCTGTAACACTTGATCCAAATTTTTTGGATGCTTATATCAATCTGGGAAATGTTCTGAAGGAGGCAAGGATATTTGACAG agctgtggcagcttACCTGCGAGCCTTGAGTTTGAGCCCAAATCATGCAGTTGTGCATGGCAACCTTGCCTGTGTGTACTATGAGCAGGGCCTGATAGACCTGGCCATAGACACCTACAGGAGGGCCATTGAGCTCCAGCCCCACTTCCCTGATGCCTACTGCAACTTGGCCAATGCCTTGAAGGAGAAAGGCAGT GTGGTAGAAGCAGAAGAATGCTACAACACAGCCCTTCGATTGTGTCCCACTCATGCAGACTCACTCAACAATCTGGCAAACATCAAGCGGGAGCAGGGCAATATTGAGGAAGCTGTCCGTCTTTATCGAAAGGCTCTTGAG gtGTTTCCAGAGTTTGCTGCAGCGCATTCAAACTTAGCAAGTGTTCTGCAACAGCAGGGAAAGTTACAGGAAGCTCTGATGCACTACAAAGAGGCTATTAG aatcaGTCCCACATTTGCAGATGCTTATTCTAATATGGGAAACACTTTGAAGGAGATGCAGGATGTTCAAGGAGCTCTGCAGTGCTACACCCGTGCCATTCAGATAAACCCAGCTTTTGCTGATGCCCACAGCAACCTGGCCTCTATTCACAAG GATTCAGGGAATATACCAGAAGCCATTGCCTCTTACCGTACTGCTCTGAAACTGAAACCTGATTTCCCAGATGCCTATTGCAACTTGGCCCACTGTTTGCAG ATTGTCTGTGACTGGACAGACTATGATGAAAGAATGAAGAAGCTGGTTAGCATTGTAGCTGATCAGCTGGAGAAAAACAGACTGCCTTCTGTACACCCACATCATAGCATGCTGTATCCCCTTTCTCACAGTTTTAGGAAGGCTATTGCTGAGAGACATGGAAATCTCTGTTTGGACAAG ATTAATGTTCTTCACAAGCCACCATATGAGCATCCCAAGGATTTGAAGGCCAGTGAAGGTCGACTTCGTATTGGCTATGTGAGCTCTGATTTTGGGAACCATCCAACCTCACACCTAATGCAGTCAATTCCAGGCATGCATAACCCAGACAAATTCgag GTATTCTGTTATGCCCTGAGTCCTGATGATGGGACAAACTTCCGTGTAAAAGTGATGGCTGAAGCAAATCATTTCATTGACTTATCTCAG aTACCATGTAATGGAAAGGCAGCAGACCGCATCCATCAGGACGGGATTCACATTCTCATCAATATGAACGGCTACACCAAAGGAGCCCGAAATGAATTGTTTGCCCTGAGACCAGCACCTATTCAG gCAATGTGGCTAGGGTATCCTGGAACTAGTGGGGCATTGTTCATGGATTATATCATCACAGATAAAGAAACTTCACCAGTTGAGGTGGCTGAGCAGTATTCAGAGAAATTAGCTTACATGCCAAACACTTTCTTTATTGGAGACCACGCCAACATGTTCCCCCATCTGAAG AAAAAGGCAGTCATTGATTTCAAGTCCAATGGTCATATTTATGATAACAGGATTGTTTTGAATGGCATTGACTTGAAGGCATTCCTTGACAGCCTTCCCGATGTCAAGATTGTTAAG ATGAAGTGTCCTGACAGTTGTGACAACGCCGATGGCAATGCCGCCCTCAGCATGCCAGTGATCCCTATGAACACCATTGCAGAGGCTGTGATTGAGATGATCAATCGTGGGCAAATTCAGATTACTATCAATGGCTTCAACATCAGTAATGGATTAGCAACTACTCAG ataAACAACAAAGCAGCAACTGGTGAAGAAGTTCCACGGACTATAATTGTTACTACCCGTTCTCAGTATGGCTTACCAGAGGATGCTGTTGTGTACTGTAACTTCAATCAGCTCTATAAGATTGATCCTTCCACCTTGCAGATGTGGGCTAAT ATCTTAAAAAGAGTTCCCAACAGTGTGCTGTGGCTGCTACGTTTCCCAGCTGTAGGAGAGCCCAATATCCAGCAGTACGCACAAAACTTGGGTCTTGCCCAAAACCGAATCATCTTTTCACCTGTTGCCCCCAAAGAAGAGCATGTGAGGAGAGGGCAGTTGGCTGATGTTTGTCTGGACACTCCCCTTTGCAATGGGCACACAACTGGCATGGatgtgctctgggctgggactCCAATGGTCACTATGCCAG gtgAGACTCTTGCCTCACGAGTTGCTGCCTCACAGCTCACTTGCCTGGGTTGTCTTGAGCTCATTGCAAAAAGCAGACAGGAGTATGAGGATATTGCTGTGAAACTGGGAACTGACCTGGAATA cctgaaaaaaatccgTGGCAAAGTCTGGAAGCAGAGAATATCCAGCCCTTTGTTCAACACGAAGCAGTACACGATGGACCTGGAGCGGCTGTACCTCCAGATGTGGGATCACTGCGCTGCGGGCAACAAACCGGACCACATGATCAAACCCGTGGAGGCCAGCGAGTCTGCATGA
- the OGT gene encoding UDP-N-acetylglucosamine--peptide N-acetylglucosaminyltransferase 110 kDa subunit isoform X2 has product MATSVGNVADSTGLAELAHREYQAGDFEAAERHCMQLWRQEPDNTGVLLLLSSIHFQCRRLDRSAHFSTLAIKQNPLLAEAYSNLGNVYKERGQLQEAIEHYRHALRLKPDFIDGYINLAAALVAAGDMEGAVQAYVSALQYNPDLYCVRSDLGNLLKALGRLEEAKACYLKAIETQPNFAVAWSNLGCVFNAQGEIWLAIHHFEKAVTLDPNFLDAYINLGNVLKEARIFDRAVAAYLRALSLSPNHAVVHGNLACVYYEQGLIDLAIDTYRRAIELQPHFPDAYCNLANALKEKGSVVEAEECYNTALRLCPTHADSLNNLANIKREQGNIEEAVRLYRKALEVFPEFAAAHSNLASVLQQQGKLQEALMHYKEAIRISPTFADAYSNMGNTLKEMQDVQGALQCYTRAIQINPAFADAHSNLASIHKDSGNIPEAIASYRTALKLKPDFPDAYCNLAHCLQIVCDWTDYDERMKKLVSIVADQLEKNRLPSVHPHHSMLYPLSHSFRKAIAERHGNLCLDKINVLHKPPYEHPKDLKASEGRLRIGYVSSDFGNHPTSHLMQSIPGMHNPDKFEVFCYALSPDDGTNFRVKVMAEANHFIDLSQIPCNGKAADRIHQDGIHILINMNGYTKGARNELFALRPAPIQAMWLGYPGTSGALFMDYIITDKETSPVEVAEQYSEKLAYMPNTFFIGDHANMFPHLKKKAVIDFKSNGHIYDNRIVLNGIDLKAFLDSLPDVKIVKMKCPDSCDNADGNAALSMPVIPMNTIAEAVIEMINRGQIQITINGFNISNGLATTQINNKAATGEEVPRTIIVTTRSQYGLPEDAVVYCNFNQLYKIDPSTLQMWANILKRVPNSVLWLLRFPAVGEPNIQQYAQNLGLAQNRIIFSPVAPKEEHVRRGQLADVCLDTPLCNGHTTGMDVLWAGTPMVTMPGETLASRVAASQLTCLGCLELIAKSRQEYEDIAVKLGTDLEYLKKIRGKVWKQRISSPLFNTKQYTMDLERLYLQMWDHCAAGNKPDHMIKPVEASESA; this is encoded by the exons GGTTAGCGGAGTTGGCTCATCGTGAGTATCAGGCAGGAGACTTTGAAGCAGCAGAGAGGCACTGCATGCAGCTCTGGAGACAGGAGCCTGATAACACTGGTGTGCTTTTGTTACTGTCGTCCATTCACTTCCAGTGTCGCCGACTGGACAG GTCTGCTCACTTCAGCACTTTGGCAATCAAACAGAATCCACTGTTGGCTGAAGCCTATTCAAATCTAGGCAATGTGTACAAGGAGCGTGGACAGCTGCAGGAAGCAATTGAACATTACAGACATGCACTGCGCCTCAAACCAGATTTCATTGATGGATATATTAATTTGGCTGCTGCACTCGTAGCTGCAGGTGATATGGAAGGAGCAGTACAGGCATATGTGTCTGCCCTTCAGTACAATCCT gACTTGTACTGTGTTCGTAGTGACCTGGGGAACCTGCTCAAAGCCCTGGGTCGCTTGGAAGAAGCCAAG GCCTGTTACTTAAAAGCAATTGAGACTCAACCAAACTTTGCAGTGGCTTGGAGTAATCTTGGCTGTGTTTTCAATGCCCAAGGAGAAATTTGGCTTGCAATTCATCATTTTGAAAAG GCTGTAACACTTGATCCAAATTTTTTGGATGCTTATATCAATCTGGGAAATGTTCTGAAGGAGGCAAGGATATTTGACAG agctgtggcagcttACCTGCGAGCCTTGAGTTTGAGCCCAAATCATGCAGTTGTGCATGGCAACCTTGCCTGTGTGTACTATGAGCAGGGCCTGATAGACCTGGCCATAGACACCTACAGGAGGGCCATTGAGCTCCAGCCCCACTTCCCTGATGCCTACTGCAACTTGGCCAATGCCTTGAAGGAGAAAGGCAGT GTGGTAGAAGCAGAAGAATGCTACAACACAGCCCTTCGATTGTGTCCCACTCATGCAGACTCACTCAACAATCTGGCAAACATCAAGCGGGAGCAGGGCAATATTGAGGAAGCTGTCCGTCTTTATCGAAAGGCTCTTGAG gtGTTTCCAGAGTTTGCTGCAGCGCATTCAAACTTAGCAAGTGTTCTGCAACAGCAGGGAAAGTTACAGGAAGCTCTGATGCACTACAAAGAGGCTATTAG aatcaGTCCCACATTTGCAGATGCTTATTCTAATATGGGAAACACTTTGAAGGAGATGCAGGATGTTCAAGGAGCTCTGCAGTGCTACACCCGTGCCATTCAGATAAACCCAGCTTTTGCTGATGCCCACAGCAACCTGGCCTCTATTCACAAG GATTCAGGGAATATACCAGAAGCCATTGCCTCTTACCGTACTGCTCTGAAACTGAAACCTGATTTCCCAGATGCCTATTGCAACTTGGCCCACTGTTTGCAG ATTGTCTGTGACTGGACAGACTATGATGAAAGAATGAAGAAGCTGGTTAGCATTGTAGCTGATCAGCTGGAGAAAAACAGACTGCCTTCTGTACACCCACATCATAGCATGCTGTATCCCCTTTCTCACAGTTTTAGGAAGGCTATTGCTGAGAGACATGGAAATCTCTGTTTGGACAAG ATTAATGTTCTTCACAAGCCACCATATGAGCATCCCAAGGATTTGAAGGCCAGTGAAGGTCGACTTCGTATTGGCTATGTGAGCTCTGATTTTGGGAACCATCCAACCTCACACCTAATGCAGTCAATTCCAGGCATGCATAACCCAGACAAATTCgag GTATTCTGTTATGCCCTGAGTCCTGATGATGGGACAAACTTCCGTGTAAAAGTGATGGCTGAAGCAAATCATTTCATTGACTTATCTCAG aTACCATGTAATGGAAAGGCAGCAGACCGCATCCATCAGGACGGGATTCACATTCTCATCAATATGAACGGCTACACCAAAGGAGCCCGAAATGAATTGTTTGCCCTGAGACCAGCACCTATTCAG gCAATGTGGCTAGGGTATCCTGGAACTAGTGGGGCATTGTTCATGGATTATATCATCACAGATAAAGAAACTTCACCAGTTGAGGTGGCTGAGCAGTATTCAGAGAAATTAGCTTACATGCCAAACACTTTCTTTATTGGAGACCACGCCAACATGTTCCCCCATCTGAAG AAAAAGGCAGTCATTGATTTCAAGTCCAATGGTCATATTTATGATAACAGGATTGTTTTGAATGGCATTGACTTGAAGGCATTCCTTGACAGCCTTCCCGATGTCAAGATTGTTAAG ATGAAGTGTCCTGACAGTTGTGACAACGCCGATGGCAATGCCGCCCTCAGCATGCCAGTGATCCCTATGAACACCATTGCAGAGGCTGTGATTGAGATGATCAATCGTGGGCAAATTCAGATTACTATCAATGGCTTCAACATCAGTAATGGATTAGCAACTACTCAG ataAACAACAAAGCAGCAACTGGTGAAGAAGTTCCACGGACTATAATTGTTACTACCCGTTCTCAGTATGGCTTACCAGAGGATGCTGTTGTGTACTGTAACTTCAATCAGCTCTATAAGATTGATCCTTCCACCTTGCAGATGTGGGCTAAT ATCTTAAAAAGAGTTCCCAACAGTGTGCTGTGGCTGCTACGTTTCCCAGCTGTAGGAGAGCCCAATATCCAGCAGTACGCACAAAACTTGGGTCTTGCCCAAAACCGAATCATCTTTTCACCTGTTGCCCCCAAAGAAGAGCATGTGAGGAGAGGGCAGTTGGCTGATGTTTGTCTGGACACTCCCCTTTGCAATGGGCACACAACTGGCATGGatgtgctctgggctgggactCCAATGGTCACTATGCCAG gtgAGACTCTTGCCTCACGAGTTGCTGCCTCACAGCTCACTTGCCTGGGTTGTCTTGAGCTCATTGCAAAAAGCAGACAGGAGTATGAGGATATTGCTGTGAAACTGGGAACTGACCTGGAATA cctgaaaaaaatccgTGGCAAAGTCTGGAAGCAGAGAATATCCAGCCCTTTGTTCAACACGAAGCAGTACACGATGGACCTGGAGCGGCTGTACCTCCAGATGTGGGATCACTGCGCTGCGGGCAACAAACCGGACCACATGATCAAACCCGTGGAGGCCAGCGAGTCTGCATGA